DNA from Paludisphaera mucosa:
AGGCGCGTCGGCGTGGCGTCCGAGGCCCTCGCCGAGCTGCCGATCGGCGGCACGGCGTTGGGGACCGGTGTGAACACGCACGCCGAGTTCGCCGTGCGGATGGTCGAAGCCCTCGGACGGGAGACGAGATTGCCGTTCCGGCCCGCCGCCAACCTGTTCGAGGCGATGGCCGGCCGGGATGCGGTCGTCGAGGCCTCGGCCATGCTCCGGACGACGGCGGTGAGCCTGTCCAACATCGCCAACAACCTCCGCCTGCTGGGCTCCGGCCCGCGCTGCGGGATCGGCGAGATCCGCATCCCCGAGCTGCAGCCCGGGAGCTCGATCATGCCGGGGAAGGTCAACCCCGTCATCCCGGAAGCCGTCATGATGGTCGCCGCGCAGGTCGTCGGGAACGATGCCACGATCGCCTGGGCCAACGCGTTGGGGTCGAATTTCGACCTGAACGTCATGATGCCCGTCATGGCCTACGATTTACTGGAGTCGATCGAGCTGCTGACCGACGCGGCCGATCACCTCGTTCGGAAGTGCATCGACGCTCGGGAGTTCCTCGCAGGCCAGAAGGCCCAGGGGGCGACCCGCATCGAGGCCGACGAGGAGCGTTGTCGCGAGCACGTCGAGCAGAGCCTGGCCATGTGCACGTCCCTGGCGCCCCGGATCGGCTACGACAACGCTTCGGCCCTGGCGAAGTCCGCCTATCGCGAGGGGACCACGGTCCGCGAGGTCGCCCACGCCCTGGACGGGATGGATCCCGAGGAGATCGCCCGCAAGCTCGGCGCGCCGGCCTCGGCCGAAGCGATCCGTGAGCATGGGGGCTTCCCGAACAGGGCCGAGGTGGATCGGCTGCTCGACCCGCTTCGCCAGACCGAGCGGGGCGTCGGCGCCGGGTCGGGAAGTGGCGGCTGAAGGGGGTTTCGGCGAAACTCCTCTGGGCGAGCGGGGGCCTTTTCGGAGAAAATCGGGCGCGACGCCGGACACGCGACCACGAGGGCGACGTCTCATGACCCAGCCGACGGAATTCAACCTCGAGTCCGATTGGATCGACCCGCCCCCGTCGGAGCCGTCGAGCACGACGGAACCCGCCGCACCGGCCGAGCCCCGGCCCGCCGAACCCGTCGTGGTGATCCAGTATCGGAGTCGGGGCCTCTCGCCGTTCCTTCTCTTCCCCTTGACCCTCATCACCGCGCTGGCGCTCTTCGCGGGCTACCACCACTTCTTCGTGGAGCCAATCTTCAGCCGCGGCGGCTTCGCCCCCCCCCGGAACGAGCCGGGAGCGGGGATCGAAAAGCCGTCCGGAGCCGCCGCCTCGCCGAATCTGGACGAGACGCTCGCGCAGGTTTCGGCGGCCATCGCCGTTCAGCCCCAGGTCCTTCCGATGCCGCTGACGCTTGAGAGCCAGCCCCTGCCCCTGGGACTGCCGCCGTCCGCCCAGGCGTTTCCGCAGCCGGCCGCGGCCGGGCCCGCGGCCTCCACCGACGCCTTGATCTGGCCGGGCTCCGAGCCTGCACCTCCAACCTCCGTCGCGTCGAGGCCCGTGGAAACGCCGAAGCCGGCCGACGAGATCCCCGTCGCGGCGAACCCGACGACGCCTGGCGAAACCCCGACGGTCGAGCGCGACCGCTCTCGCATCTCCATCGCTTCGACCTCGCCGGATACGGCGAAGCCGGCTCCGACCCCCGATTCGGCCGCACCCGACGCCCGTCCACTCGCCGAGCCGCCCCCCCCCACTCGCGAGGAGATGATGGAACGCATCCGCCAGGAGGCGGAACTCAAACAGGCTCAACAGGAAGAGCTGGAGCGACGCAAGCAGGAGGCCGTGGCCCGCTTCGACGCCGAAGCGGTGGAGCGCGTCGACAACGAGCGCGTCACCTTCCGCAAGGCGCTCCAGGACATCGTCTCCGCGGGAGGCCGGGACGCGGGTCAGGCGATCGACGACCTTTGCGACCAGTTCGGCCGCGGCTACAGCCAGGAACTGAAGGATCGCGCCTACGCGGGTCTCGCCCACTACAAGGGCAAGCTCACGAGGGACGGCGAGATCCGGATGCTCCGCACCCTCGGCGTCCCCGAGGCGGGCATCCTCGACTACCTGGCGAATCGGGCCCACCGGACGATCAACTCTCGCAACGGCCCCCGCGACTCAGGGGAGGTCCGCCTCATCGCGGCCAGGCAACTCCTCCGAATTCCGCCGGCGCCCGCGACTCCCGGTGCACCAGGCGCGACATCGCCGGCCGCGGTCCCCGCTCGGCCCTCCGCGATCCGTCGTACGACCTCGCCGAATGCGAATCGTCAGTGATCCGGTCGGGGCCGGACCCGATCGACGCCACCCGTCACGTTCGACCCTCAGGCCCTCGACGTCCAGGGAAGTCTCCATGCACTCGCTTGCGCTGAAGTCGATCCTCGTCCTCCCCTTCGCCATGCTCGCCGTCGGCCTCGCCCGGGCCGAGGAACACCCGGACGTCAAGGCGGGGACCGGACTCCTCTCAGTCGGCGACGAACTTGCCGACAAGGGCAAGCCCAACGACGCCCAGATCCGCTACAAGGAAGCATTCGAGAAGATCCTGCCGCGGCTCCGCGGCATCCCCTTCCGGCACGAGGTCAAGCGCGACGTCACCAAGCGCGAGAAGCTCCAGGAGATGCTCCTCAAGGAGTTCGAGGCGGACATGACCCCCGGCGAATTCGAGGCCGAGGAGAAGGCGTTCAAGGCCTTCGGCCTGCTGCCGGCCGACCTGGACCTCAAGAAGCTGCTCGTCGACGTCTATTCGGAGGAGATCGCCGCCTACTACGACCCTCGGACGAAGACCATGTACATGATCGAGGAGCCCGAGTCCAAGAAGGACAAGCCGCCGACGTTCCTCGAGCGGTTCCTCGGCAAGACCGGCGGGTTCGACAAGGACGAGAACAAGACGGTCATCGCCCACGAGATGACCCACGCCCTTTCCGACCAGCATTACGACCTGGACGGCCTGCACGCGGCTTCCAAGAAGAACGACGACCAGTCGATGGCCGTCTCCGCCCTGATCGAGGGCGAGGCCACCCTGGCGATGATGGCCGCGGGGCAGGAGGACTGGGAAGGGGCGCAGCTCATCAAGACCCCCGCCGAGGCGCTGGGCCGAGGCCTCGAACTGATGGCCCCGTTCATGACGGCCCTGGGCGGCGGTAAGACCCTCAAGAACGCCCCGCCGATCATCGCCGACTCGATGCTGTTCCCTTATTTGCGGGGTATGGTGTTCTGCGCCAAACTCGCCAACGACGACGGCTGGAAGGGGATCGACGCCGCTTACCGCGAGCCTCCTCTCTCGACCGAGCAGATCCTCCACCCGGCGAAGTACCACGCCAAGCCCGACCATCCGACGCTGATCGAGCTGGGGACTCTCAACCCCGGCGACGGCTGGAAGGAACTCGGCCGCAACGTCCTGGGCGAGATGCAGACGTCCGTGCTCCTCCGCCGCAACGGCGGCCCGGCCGCCGCCGCCGGCTGGGACGGCGACCGCTACGCCGTCTTCGAGGGGCCCGACAAGAAGCTGGGTCTCGTCTGGATGACCACCTGGGACGGCGAGGACGACGCCCGCGAGTTCGCCCAGGCGTACGTCCGCTACCAGACCTCGCGGATGGGTGATTCCAAGTTTCAGCCGCTGAACGTCCCCGATTCCCTCTGGCGTTGCACCGACGGCGTCTGTCGGATCGTCGAGCGACGCGGGGCCGACGTGGCCGTCGTCGAGGGCTTCTCGGGGCTCGTCTCGGGCGCCCTTTTGGAGGCCGCATTCAAGGCCGAAAAGTCCGAAATGAAGCCGATTCCGCGCACGCTCGAGGCGGCCGAGGCTCCCCAGCACTAGACCGGCCGGTAGAATGGAGTCGAGGTTATATGTTTCTGGCGTCTCCACGTGGCGACGCCCGCGCCGAACCTGACTCCCAGCAAGGACGGCCGACCCATGTCCACCGCCCCGCACCCTCGCGAGATCGCCCGCCTCCTGGCGGGGGCCTTGGCCGTCGCCGTCATCGCCTCCTCGACGCAGGCCCAGGACGCCAGGTCGCGCCCGTCCACGACCTCGGACGAGGCGTCCGCGTCGAAGCCGGTCGACGACACGGCCAAGCCCGCCGCGAAATCGGACGTCCGAGACCCGGCGGCAAAAGATGCGCCCGAGAAAGAGTCGGAACGGGTCTTCAAGTCCGACGAGGAATGGCGGCGGATCCTGACGTACGACCAGTACTTGGTCACCCGGATGAAGATGACCGAGCCGGCGTTCACGGGGCGCTACGCGCACGGCAACTTCAAGGGGACGTTCCTCTGCGTCTGCTGCGGCGCGAAGCTCTTCGACTCCCGCCACAAGTTCGACTCCGGCACCGGTTGGCCGAGCTTCTGGCGGCCTTTCGTCCCGAAGGCGCTCGACGAGGCCCTGGATCGCAGCGAGGCCGAGCCCCGGATCGAAGTCACCTGCGCCCGCTGCGGCGCCCACCTCGGCCACGTTTTCTCCGACGGCCCCGCGCCGACGGGACTCCGCTACTGCATCAACTCTCTGGCGATCAAGCTCGATTCCGAACCGGTACGTCCGGCGGTGCCGACCCGGAAGGCCACCAACCGTCGCAGGACCCCTTCCAGCCGCGACGCCCGGCCGGAAGCCCCCGAGTCGACGGCCCCGCCCGTGGACGGTTCGAAGCCGAAGGCTCCCGCCGCGTCGTGATCAGACGGACTGTCGCCGCTTCGAGTCGAATCGCGGTTCGAGCCATGCGACGAGGTCGCGTACGTACTGGCCCGGGTCCGGATCGAATTCCAGGGTGTGGCCGCCTTCGGGGTACTCGATGATCCGTCGGTCGACGGCGGCGACGCGGCCGAAGTACCGCCGGGTCCGGGCGTTGTCGACGATCCGGTCGCGACCGCCGAGCATCAGCAAACAGGGCTGATGGAGCTTCCCCGGAGCCCGTCGGATCATGCGATCGATCAGGAAGCTCGCGAGCAGGAGGCCGGCGGTCGCCTTGCGGAGGCCGAGCGGGTCGTTCCGGATGAACTCCTGCTTTTCGACGTTGTCGGTGAAGAGGGCGGGGTCGGCCAGCGGGATTGGAAAGGTCTTGCGGCGGTTGGTGAAGACCGCCTTGGCGATCCGGAGCTTCTCGGCGAAGGTGACGCCCACCTGGGGCTCCAAGCCCGGGCAGATCAACGCCAGGGCGTCGACCAGGTCGGGACGGCGGACGGCCGTCAGCACCGCGATCTTGCCTCCCCAGCTGATCCCCGCCAGCCCGACGGGCAGCCCTGGGGCCTCGGACCGGATCCGAGAGATCCACTCGGCGACGTCCTCGACCAGCCGGCGCGCCGAGGGAGCGTGGCCCCGGTCCGCCTGATTCGGCCCGGAACCCCGGCGGTTCGGGAAGGACGCCTCGTAGCCCGCCTCGGCCAGCCGGGTCCCCAGGCCCGCATACCAGCCCGAATGGCTCTGGACGCCGTGCAGCACGACGACGTGACCCCGAGGCTCGGCGACGGCCCGCCAACGTTCGACCTGGAAGGAGTACCCGTCGGACGCCGGGAACGCGAGTTCCTCGCGTAGGACCTCAGGCATAGTCGATCACCTTCGTCTCCGTCGTCATCGCGGCGAGCAACGCGGGGTCGACTTCGATCCCCAGCCCGTGGCCGTCGATGGGCCGGGCGCGGCCTCCGTAGCCGAACGTCAGGTCGGCCGCGGTCAGATTGGCCTTGAGGATGTGCCGGTCGTAAGAGCCTTCCAGATAGCGGATGCCCGCGACCCGGCCGGCGACGTGGCGACCGGCCGCCGAGAGGATCGCCGTCTCCCCGGGATGACAGCCGAGCTGGACCCCCAGCCCGTTCCGCCTCGCGAGCCCGATGAGCCGCAGCGACGGCAACAGGCCGCCGCACTTGGAGAGCCGGACGTTGAAGTAATCGGCGGTCTTGCGCTCGATCGCGGCGACGCCGTCGGGCCAGCCGCACAGGGACTCGTCGAGCATCACCGGGACGCCGAGCCGGAGACGCAGTTCCGCCAGGGCGTCGACCTGGGCGTGAGGGACGGGCTGTTCGAGCAGTGACGGTCGGAAGCGGAGCAGGGGGGCCACCCGCTCGATCAGGACGTCGGCCCGCCACGCCTCGTTTGCGTCGATGCGGATGTCCATCCTTCGGCCCAGGATGCGTCTGAGCGTCTCAAGCCGCCGAGGGTCGTCCTGGCCGGCCACGCCCACCTTCGCCTTCACGTCGCGGAAGCCGTAGATCCGGAACTTCACCGCCGAGACGATCTCCTTCCGGCGCGACTCGGCCGTGATCGCCGCGCTGTAGCGGACGGCTCGGGGCCGGGCATGACGCTCCAGGCCCTCGACCTTCGCCAGCCGGACGGCCTCGCCGATCGAGGTCTGGAAATAGCGCCCGTAAGCGTCGAGCACGGCCAGTTCGAGCGCGCAACGGGCGGCGTTGCCGCCCATCCCGCGCGAATCTCCGTCGATCTCGGCGAGGCTCAGGCCTTCGAGCTTCGCCACGACCTCGGCGAACGAGCCCGGGCGGCCGATCGAGCGGGGCCAGTCGGATCTTTCGAGGGCCCGGAACGTCGATCCGATCGACTCGCCGGTCACGTAGGTCCGGGGCACGCCCTCTCCGTAGCCGGTCGTCCCATCATCCAGCTCGATCCGGACGACGAGGTTCTCGCTCGCGGTCCGCTCGTGCGAGGCGTGCTTCACGGGCTTCTTGAGCGGCACCTGCACGCGAAGCAGGGTCATCCGGCGGATCGCGGGCATGCGGCTGCGCACCGTGGCGGACGAGACGTCTGGTGCGTGGAGCGAGTCGGCCAAGAGGAACTCCCGCCGCCCGGCTCGATCGGGACGCGCGAGGGGGGCGTCCGCGGCGGCGGCCCCATTAGCCTAGCACACCGGGGCGGCCGGGCGGCGGGAGGGGCCGATTTCGGATCCTTGCGGTTTCGCGACCCCGTTCGCGTACAATACCCGCATGGTAGAATCGCCGAAAAGTCGAGAGGTCTCGTCGGGCGACGCGCGCGGAAACGGGGACGGACGCGAAGGAGGAGGATCGTGAGCGAACTGTTCTGGCCGATCGTCTTCCTGGCGGTCGGCCTGCTGCTGCTGGTCCTCGAACTGTTCGTCCCCTCGGGCGGGTTCATCGGCTTCAGCGCGCTCGTCTGCCTGGGCCTGGGCGTGTGGCACGCCTTCCAGTCGTCGCAACGGCTGGGGATGATCTTCGTGCTGGTCGACTTCATCGCCGTGCCGACGACGGCCGTCGGGGCGTTCCGTCTCTGGGCCCGTTCTCCGTTGGGTCGGCGATTCGCGCTGACCCCGCCCGAGCTGGACGAGGTCGACGTCTCGCACGCCGATCGCCGCGTCCACGACCTGGTCGGCGTCGACGGTCGGGCGCTCACGCCGCTGCATCCGTGCGGGCACGTCGAGATCCGCGGCCGTCGCTACGACGGGATGGCCGAGGCCGGCCTGATCTCCGAAGGGTCGCGGGTCCGCGTGGTCCGCATCCGGTCGAATCAGGTCGTGGTCCGGACGCTGGACGTCCCCGCGACGGCGGAGCGGCCTTCGCTCGCCGACGACCCGTTTTCGACCCCCGTCGACCTCGGCGCCGAGGCTTAGGTCCGCTCGAGGACTGAGAATCTTCAACCACTCCCGAGGCTGCACCATGACCGCCATGATTCTCGCTCAGGCGAATCCCCCGGGGATGCCCATCCCCGCCCTATTCTGGCTGGGCGTCGTCACGCTGGGCGTGATCGCCCTGCTCGGCGGCCTCTTCATCACCAAGTACTTCAACCTGTGGATCCAGGCCTTCCTCACGCACGCCAACGTGAGCATCGTCGACCTGGTCGGGATGTCGTTCCGGAAGGTGAACCCGAACATCATCGTCCGCTCCAAGATCATGGCGTACCAGGCCGGCCTGACGGAGAAGGACGGGCTCTCGACTCGGGCGCTGGAGTCGCACTACCTCGCCGGCGGCAACGTGCCCAACGTCATCCGCGCCCTCATCGCCGCCAACCGCGCCGACATCCCGCTGTCGTACAAGCAGGCGACCGCCATCGACCTCGCCGGGCGGAACGTCCTGGAGGCCGTGCAGACGAGCGTCAACCCGAAGGTCATCCCGTGCCCGGATCCCAGCCAAGGCCGGAGCACCATCGACGGCGTCGCCCGCAACGGCATCCAGCTCAAGGTCAAGGCGAAGGTGACGGTCCGGACCAATCTCGACCGCCTCGTCGGCGGCGCCACCGACGAGACCATCATCGCCCGCGTCGGCGAGGGCATCGTCAACGCCATCGGCTCGGCCGACACCCACCTTCTCGTCCTGGAGAGGCCCGATTCGATCTCGAAGCGCGTCCTGGAGAAGGGGCTCGACGCCGGCACGGCGTACGAAATCCTGTCGATCGACATCGCCGACATCGACGTCGGCGACAACATCGGCGCCAACCTGCAGGCCCTGCAGGCCGAGGCCGACATGCGCGTGGCCCGGGCCAAGGCCGAGGAGCGGCGGGCCTTCGCCGTCGCGAAGGAGCAGGAGATGCAGGCGGCCGTCCAGGAAAACCGGGCCAAGGTCGTCGAGGCCGAGGCCGAGATCCCCATGGCGATCGCCGAGGCCTTTCGGCAGGGTCATCTCGGCGTCGGCGAATACTACAACCTGAAGAACGTCCAAGCCGACACCGAGATGCGGACGGCCATCGCCGGGACCGGCGGCAATTCACGCCAGCCGGCCGGGACGCAGCCCTGATCCGGCCTCGCGAAGTCTGCGACCGCCTTCGCCCTCGGAACCTCGGGAGCCGCCCATGAGACTCGAAGCGTTGTCTCAGTTCATCGTGCCGCTGATGTTCCTGGCGATCTGGGCGCTGACATCCCTCCTGAATCGCGACGCGCAGCCGCTCCCGCAGCGTCCTGTCCGGCCGGGCCCGCGGCCTGACCCGGGACCCGGCGGGGCGGCGGCCGGGATGCACGGCGGCTCCTTCTCGACCGACGTCCGGAGCGAAGGCTCCCCATCCTCCGCCGCGCCCCCGTCGTCTCCGAGGCGACCGGGCATCGACCCGAACGATCCTCGGACCGCCGAGCGGCCCGCCCGGGCTCCGGTCCGCCCGGCGCAAGGCCGGACGGGGGGCGGGAAGACGCGCGACCCGGACGTGTTCGTGATCGACGACGAGCTGGTGTTCGTCGATCCCGTCACGCGTCGTCAGATCGGCTCGACCCCGCTGCCGACCGGCACCTCCGGGCAGCGCCCAAGTCCTCGCCCGGCGGTGGCCCGCAAACCGAGCCGGTCGCGCCGACCGGAATCGCCGGCCGACCGCGGCCGTCGCAGCGAGCCGGAGACCCAACGAGTGCTCTCCGAACAGGTGAGCCAATCGATGGCCGAGAATCGGGGGGTGCCGATGAGCCTATCCCCCCTGACATCCGGGCTCACCTCGTTGACGAGCCCATCCCTCGGAAACGCCATGTCGGCCGCCGCGACCGTGACTTCGAACGACGCCCCCCCCTCGCTCTCGGCCCTCCAGGTGAGCAAGATGATCACCGACCGCGGCCGGCTCCGCGAAATGGCGTTGCTCAACGAACTCCTCGGCCCGCCCGTCAGCATGCGACGCTCGCACCGGATCCGCTGAACCCTCGGTTGTCGTCAAACCTTCGGGGTCGGCGCGATCGCGCGAATTTCGCGCGATCCGCCGGCCTTGATCGTCGCGCAGGCAGATGTCGTTTCGCGACCATTCTCCGGCGGGAAATCGCTCCAGCCCGTCTGACGACGCGTCGATAACGACCCTGGACTCGGAAAGACTCCGGATCCGCCGCCGACGGCCTGGCGCCTCTCGACACGGTAGAGCGGCATCTCCATGGATGGGGTGCGTCCGATTCTCGGACGTGCACTCAATCAGCACACCATAGCGAATCGCCCGTCGATGAGGAGATGCGATGACTCCCCAACGATCCGCCATGCGCCTCGCCGCGCTGCTCGCGCTCGCGGTGGCGTTCCCCGACCCGAACTCGCGCGGTGACGAACCTCCGGCCGAAGCCCCTCTCTCGTGGCGTGCGGAATACGGCGCAGCCCTGGAAGAAGCCCGGGCCGCGAACCGCCTGCTGTGGGTCCAGTTCACGGGCAGTTGGTGCCCGAATTGTCGGCGGATGGAGCAGGACAGCTTCTCCAATCCGGCCGTCGTGGCTCGGACGCGTTCGGAGTTCGTCGCGGTCAAGCTCCACGCCGACGCGAACGAGGAGCTGGCGATGGGCTTCAACCTGACGGGCCTTCCGGCGAGCGTGATCGTCGATCCTTCGCTCAACGTCCTCGCGGTCCATCAGGGCTACCTTGGACCCGACGACCTTGACGGCCTGCTGGGCCGCGCCGCGGCGAGTCGCGCGCCCCGGCACAACCCCGAGGACTTGGCCGACGCCCCTCGCCTGGCGTTGGAACTGGTCGGACCTCCCGCGCCCGAGGTCCTCCGCACCATGGCCGTCTCAAAACCCCTCAAGAAGGAGGAGCACGCCGCCCTGTCCGGGTACTGCCCGGTGAGCCTCGTCTCCGACAAGCGTCTGATCCCGGGGCAGGCGGAGTACGCCGTATCTCACGAAGGGCGGATCTACCGATTCGCGAACCTCGTGACGTTCAACCTCTTCCGTCGCGACCCCGAACGCTACGTGCCCGCCAACGACGGCCTGTGCCCGGTCGAGAAGCTCGAAAACGGTCGGAACGCCTCCGGAGACCCGCGCTTCGGGGCGCTCTACAAGGGGCGACTCTATCTGTGCGCCTCGAAGGACGACAGGGTCCGTTTCCTCCAGGAGCCCGACCGTTTCGCAACGGTCGGCGTCGAGGAGGGCGGAAACTGCCCCCACTGCCTCGCCCAGGGCGGGCAAGCCGTGCCCGGCGACCCTCGCTTCAGCCTGACCCAGGGGGGGCGTCGTTACTGGTTCCCCGACGAGGATCACCGCAGCGCGTTCATGTCGCTGGCCCCTTCCAGCACCATCCGACGTTGAACGCCGCCCACCGAGCCCGGACGCGGCGCCGCGTTTGCTAGGTCGAGCGGTGTGTCGATCCGAAGTGGGAAGCCCCGGGGCTGGCGAAGTATGGACGCGTCGAAGCGACGATTTCGATCGGCGATGGATCTGGGCGGCTTGACCCTCAGGGAGTCCCTGCGAAGGACCTGGG
Protein-coding regions in this window:
- a CDS encoding class II fumarate hydratase, with amino-acid sequence MEQTRPERDSMGEMDVPVDAYYGAQTERARRNFEIGSLRFPRAFLRALGLIKKSAAGVNRDLGLLEAKLSVLIEEAAQEVADGRRDDQFPLLIFQTGSGTSTNMNANEVIAGLANEKATGERGGRSPVHPNDAVNMGQSSNDVIPTAIHVAACEEIHKRLLPSLERLRNALDERAEAFDAVVKIGRTHLQDAVPIRLGQEFSGYAAQVEHALRRVGVASEALAELPIGGTALGTGVNTHAEFAVRMVEALGRETRLPFRPAANLFEAMAGRDAVVEASAMLRTTAVSLSNIANNLRLLGSGPRCGIGEIRIPELQPGSSIMPGKVNPVIPEAVMMVAAQVVGNDATIAWANALGSNFDLNVMMPVMAYDLLESIELLTDAADHLVRKCIDAREFLAGQKAQGATRIEADEERCREHVEQSLAMCTSLAPRIGYDNASALAKSAYREGTTVREVAHALDGMDPEEIARKLGAPASAEAIREHGGFPNRAEVDRLLDPLRQTERGVGAGSGSGG
- the msrB gene encoding peptide-methionine (R)-S-oxide reductase MsrB, with the protein product MSTAPHPREIARLLAGALAVAVIASSTQAQDARSRPSTTSDEASASKPVDDTAKPAAKSDVRDPAAKDAPEKESERVFKSDEEWRRILTYDQYLVTRMKMTEPAFTGRYAHGNFKGTFLCVCCGAKLFDSRHKFDSGTGWPSFWRPFVPKALDEALDRSEAEPRIEVTCARCGAHLGHVFSDGPAPTGLRYCINSLAIKLDSEPVRPAVPTRKATNRRRTPSSRDARPEAPESTAPPVDGSKPKAPAAS
- a CDS encoding alpha/beta fold hydrolase, whose amino-acid sequence is MPEVLREELAFPASDGYSFQVERWRAVAEPRGHVVVLHGVQSHSGWYAGLGTRLAEAGYEASFPNRRGSGPNQADRGHAPSARRLVEDVAEWISRIRSEAPGLPVGLAGISWGGKIAVLTAVRRPDLVDALALICPGLEPQVGVTFAEKLRIAKAVFTNRRKTFPIPLADPALFTDNVEKQEFIRNDPLGLRKATAGLLLASFLIDRMIRRAPGKLHQPCLLMLGGRDRIVDNARTRRYFGRVAAVDRRIIEYPEGGHTLEFDPDPGQYVRDLVAWLEPRFDSKRRQSV
- a CDS encoding enolase C-terminal domain-like protein, which encodes MADSLHAPDVSSATVRSRMPAIRRMTLLRVQVPLKKPVKHASHERTASENLVVRIELDDGTTGYGEGVPRTYVTGESIGSTFRALERSDWPRSIGRPGSFAEVVAKLEGLSLAEIDGDSRGMGGNAARCALELAVLDAYGRYFQTSIGEAVRLAKVEGLERHARPRAVRYSAAITAESRRKEIVSAVKFRIYGFRDVKAKVGVAGQDDPRRLETLRRILGRRMDIRIDANEAWRADVLIERVAPLLRFRPSLLEQPVPHAQVDALAELRLRLGVPVMLDESLCGWPDGVAAIERKTADYFNVRLSKCGGLLPSLRLIGLARRNGLGVQLGCHPGETAILSAAGRHVAGRVAGIRYLEGSYDRHILKANLTAADLTFGYGGRARPIDGHGLGIEVDPALLAAMTTETKVIDYA
- a CDS encoding NfeD family protein — translated: MSELFWPIVFLAVGLLLLVLELFVPSGGFIGFSALVCLGLGVWHAFQSSQRLGMIFVLVDFIAVPTTAVGAFRLWARSPLGRRFALTPPELDEVDVSHADRRVHDLVGVDGRALTPLHPCGHVEIRGRRYDGMAEAGLISEGSRVRVVRIRSNQVVVRTLDVPATAERPSLADDPFSTPVDLGAEA
- the floA gene encoding flotillin-like protein FloA (flotillin-like protein involved in membrane lipid rafts); the protein is MTAMILAQANPPGMPIPALFWLGVVTLGVIALLGGLFITKYFNLWIQAFLTHANVSIVDLVGMSFRKVNPNIIVRSKIMAYQAGLTEKDGLSTRALESHYLAGGNVPNVIRALIAANRADIPLSYKQATAIDLAGRNVLEAVQTSVNPKVIPCPDPSQGRSTIDGVARNGIQLKVKAKVTVRTNLDRLVGGATDETIIARVGEGIVNAIGSADTHLLVLERPDSISKRVLEKGLDAGTAYEILSIDIADIDVGDNIGANLQALQAEADMRVARAKAEERRAFAVAKEQEMQAAVQENRAKVVEAEAEIPMAIAEAFRQGHLGVGEYYNLKNVQADTEMRTAIAGTGGNSRQPAGTQP
- a CDS encoding thioredoxin family protein is translated as MTPQRSAMRLAALLALAVAFPDPNSRGDEPPAEAPLSWRAEYGAALEEARAANRLLWVQFTGSWCPNCRRMEQDSFSNPAVVARTRSEFVAVKLHADANEELAMGFNLTGLPASVIVDPSLNVLAVHQGYLGPDDLDGLLGRAAASRAPRHNPEDLADAPRLALELVGPPAPEVLRTMAVSKPLKKEEHAALSGYCPVSLVSDKRLIPGQAEYAVSHEGRIYRFANLVTFNLFRRDPERYVPANDGLCPVEKLENGRNASGDPRFGALYKGRLYLCASKDDRVRFLQEPDRFATVGVEEGGNCPHCLAQGGQAVPGDPRFSLTQGGRRYWFPDEDHRSAFMSLAPSSTIRR